AAGTTATAACCCCGATTATTAGCCCCGAAGTGAAAAAATggtctttgtttttttttttttgataattaattgaaaatagagtaaatatgaaaaaaaagaacttatAGATGATGACCTCAACAATTTCAATTTGTAGCGTAGCACATAATACGACTTTTTGAAGtcaatgaattttcatataaataaaccaataaaacttttgtttgtaacttttaaaataaaattccaagaTCAGCtcatatgaaataatttttcattttataaaaatataaattttcatgaaaataaaaataatattacggtTGGTAGTATCATGAGTTTATACTGCGTGAAAACGACCCTTACGCTTGACAGGTGTTACCCTTGAGAGCTTGAAAGCTTTCTGGTATAAATGTTTGTTTGGacctagaatttttttctacttgtATACTTATTGCCATAtaagaattttgttttttgtttttttttttttttaagataacgGATGTGTGtttttactttgaaaaataaaatagaaatttttatgaaaaagaaattttttcgagtaGATTCTACATTtcttgggtttttttttatgtataatattgataaatttcataatatagGTTAAAGATtactatttacaaaataaacaCTTAACGTAAGCTAAGATTAGCTGGAAATATAAAACGATTGAGTAGAAGTTTGATGTTATAGATTAAGACATTAATTGTTCGGATTTAGATTTGTACGTCCGACGTCAGTattagttgtaaataaaaaaaaaattgataagataGCAGTATAGATTGCAATATTACAGCACTTGACTTCAAAAATTGTATTGTTACGATATTAATCGATAGCGCGcgtgataaatttaatgattatgaTAGAAATAAGAGTACAGTGTGATTTTATTAGTGATCTAGTGTAGAAGataattttgttaagaaaCGTTAAGAtgttcaaattaatttttttattagctttctCAACATTAATAACTGGTAAgtttttgctaaaaatttgatattttatacagcaattagatataaaatatatatatttgtctgtgccaaataaaatcgatttttttttcgatcccatactaaaaatatgttgtatgtaacaaaaaaaaaaaattgtaccaAGTTAAACCCTCCAAATTACAAAACGCGCGCTCGCTTTAATGaactttcccatttaaaaaacaggaaaaatttttttccaactttttttcatttattctataacttttcaatggattaataaaatgaaacgaacataacatatttttatagaaaattgaatactctacaaaaaaagtttcttatgattttttgataaatccaacCATTCATCagttatttaagtttaaattcaaatttatagtaagtttttcgtttttttactttttagcaaaatattaatcttatcacaaaatgtcttAAGATCTTTCTTGTAGATAATTCTTTTTGCTAtcaaaatatgttatttaataattttttgatctcACATTTCAAATACTACAGGTTATAAAACTGAATTAATTTCaaagaaagtaaaatttttataaaaaagtgattttttcacggttagatttatcaaaaaattgtaaaacacTTTTTATGTAGAGCATTCgattcttttcaaaaatatgttatgGTCGTTTCAATTTATCGATCCGTCaacaagttataaaatttcaaattaaaaaaaaaacatttttatatgatttaaatgGGATACTAGCGTACATGTTTCCCGCGCAAGCGCACGCGTGtcgttttttatatatttatttaaatgtataatttcGTGTCttttgcatatattttttttctcctgaCCAATCACGTTACGAATAGTTTGGCTTCACATATATTtcatctaaattttattataggaTCTTATTCAAAATATCGCGCGTTCTGGAATTGAGTCAAAGGACCCAACTtggtatcaaatttttttttaattaaattcaatgtaATATTCGTATGggcctgaaaaaaaaaaactatttcatttaattttatcgaattattctattttttagcTTTGCACATAGTGCCGTTAGATGACGAATCAAACAGTCGAGCAGTAGGTGGTATGGTCGCTACAATCACTCAAGCACCATGGCAAGTCAgtgttcattatttaaatgaacatCAATGTGGTGGTAGCATTTTATCAAAGGAATGGGTTATCACAGCAGCTCACTGTGTTACTGCCGcagcaaatttttatatgattcgTGCTGGAAGTGTTTATCACAATTCGCTTGGTTCAATTCACTCTGTTGATAGAATAATAAAGCATGAATTCTTTACCACCAACAAATATGGATTccataataatgatattgcTTTAGTACATGTAGctgaaatatttatactgGATACAAGTCGTCAGGCAATTCCACTTTACAATGTTGACGAAGTTATATCTACTTCCACCAAAGCCCAAGTTACTGGTTGGGGTGACGTTGTCTTGGCTACTAATACACTTCAACTTATAAATACGTATATaataacgaaaataaattGCAATACGACTTATTCAAGGTACGGCGGAATTTATGATAATCAAAGTTGTATTGGTGAAACAACTGGTAATCCAGCGGCGTGTCGAACTGATGCTGGTGGTCCTGTCGTACTTTCAAAACGTCTTGCCGGTATTATTTCCTGGTCTGAAGGATGTGGACGTCCAACTTTTCCGAGTGTTTTCACAGAAGTTAGTCATTATA
Above is a window of Microplitis demolitor isolate Queensland-Clemson2020A chromosome 1, iyMicDemo2.1a, whole genome shotgun sequence DNA encoding:
- the LOC103575025 gene encoding trypsin-1-like, which gives rise to MFKLIFLLAFSTLITALHIVPLDDESNSRAVGGMVATITQAPWQVSVHYLNEHQCGGSILSKEWVITAAHCVTAAANFYMIRAGSVYHNSLGSIHSVDRIIKHEFFTTNKYGFHNNDIALVHVAEIFILDTSRQAIPLYNVDEVISTSTKAQVTGWGDVVLATNTLQLINTYIITKINCNTTYSRYGGIYDNQSCIGETTGNPAACRTDAGGPVVLSKRLAGIISWSEGCGRPTFPSVFTEVSHYRLWIKRYSGV